Proteins from one Lacrimispora sphenoides genomic window:
- a CDS encoding nucleoside hydrolase, protein MKHVVFDCDNTFGVKDCDVDDGLALMYLLGCPEAKVHGITATYGNNRLDIVYNTSRNMLKELGREDIPVKMGGERCGAYESEAADYLAEMADKYAGSLSILATGSLTNLRGAYERDNHFFEKVKEIVVMGGITSPLVFEKKVMNELNFSCDPFATWTVLTKGKNVSVITGNHCLKVLFTRAEYKERLFGSDNRAAAYIREKTDYWFGYNEEDYGIGGFYNWDVTAAVYLMNPELFVDERKALLISTEDLKRGYLQEAEEGNCVCNLPVIGGEKAFKDHIYDAWMRVPMD, encoded by the coding sequence ATGAAGCATGTGGTATTTGACTGTGACAATACGTTTGGGGTAAAGGACTGTGATGTGGATGACGGTCTAGCGCTGATGTACCTTCTCGGCTGTCCGGAAGCGAAAGTACACGGAATTACGGCAACTTATGGGAATAACCGGTTGGATATTGTATACAACACCAGCCGAAACATGTTAAAGGAACTGGGACGTGAGGACATTCCGGTGAAAATGGGCGGGGAAAGATGCGGAGCGTACGAAAGTGAGGCGGCAGACTACCTTGCAGAGATGGCGGATAAGTATGCGGGATCTTTATCGATTCTTGCTACCGGCTCTCTTACGAATCTCCGGGGGGCTTATGAAAGGGACAATCATTTTTTTGAGAAGGTAAAAGAAATCGTGGTAATGGGAGGAATTACAAGCCCGCTTGTGTTTGAGAAAAAGGTGATGAATGAGCTGAATTTCTCCTGTGATCCCTTTGCCACGTGGACGGTGCTTACGAAAGGAAAGAATGTCTCGGTGATCACAGGGAATCATTGCCTGAAGGTGCTGTTTACAAGGGCTGAATATAAGGAACGTTTATTCGGCTCAGACAACAGGGCTGCTGCATACATCCGGGAGAAGACGGATTATTGGTTTGGGTATAATGAGGAGGATTATGGCATCGGCGGATTTTATAACTGGGATGTGACCGCGGCAGTATATCTGATGAATCCGGAGCTGTTCGTGGATGAGAGAAAGGCGCTGTTGATTTCGACGGAGGATTTGAAGCGAGGGTATCTGCAGGAGGCGGAAGAAGGAAACTGTGTGTGTAATCTTCCGGTGATTGGTGGGGAAAAGGCGTTTAAGGATCATATTTATGATGCATGGATGCGGGTTCCCATGGATTAA
- a CDS encoding accessory gene regulator ArgB-like protein: protein MIEKLAKKVVTWQVQKDYLLIKDETLYIYAYELLIGQAVNILIACFLAIVFHAYTTVLIFLVSYIPLRSYAGGHHAKSYNMCTIASTVMVCIVCIAAKVIPDDSIIWINLAGGMISGILIFMLAPVQDHNKPLEQVERECYRRRSREIWAAETALWAVCYLLNARNISLAVILGHLALSVMLCMGSVKNKIYTE, encoded by the coding sequence ATGATTGAAAAGTTGGCAAAAAAAGTTGTGACCTGGCAGGTGCAAAAAGATTATCTGTTAATAAAAGATGAAACATTATATATATATGCATATGAGCTGCTAATTGGGCAGGCTGTCAATATACTGATTGCCTGCTTTTTGGCAATTGTTTTCCATGCATATACTACGGTGCTGATATTTCTGGTATCTTATATCCCGCTGCGTTCTTATGCGGGAGGGCATCATGCCAAGTCATATAATATGTGTACGATAGCTTCTACGGTGATGGTATGCATCGTTTGCATTGCTGCAAAAGTAATACCAGACGATTCCATTATTTGGATAAATCTGGCGGGGGGAATGATAAGCGGGATTCTGATCTTTATGCTGGCACCGGTGCAGGATCACAATAAACCTTTGGAGCAGGTTGAAAGAGAATGCTACAGGAGACGCAGCAGAGAAATCTGGGCGGCAGAAACTGCATTGTGGGCGGTTTGCTATTTGTTAAATGCCAGAAATATCAGCCTTGCTGTTATATTAGGGCATTTAGCCTTGTCTGTTATGTTATGTATGGGTAGTGTGAAAAATAAAATATATACAGAATAA
- a CDS encoding helix-turn-helix domain-containing protein — protein sequence MMYDFGELLKQLRKEKGYSQEQLAQKINKSKSLISKYENNQKLPTLETLIDLSVLFDVSLDFLAGKEKGKTIMVNNLTTSQINIINTLMKEFHSSKPKYVSKGLTTRQLDIFNGLIIEFTKIE from the coding sequence ATGATGTATGATTTTGGAGAGCTGTTAAAACAGTTACGGAAAGAAAAAGGATACTCTCAGGAGCAATTGGCACAAAAGATCAATAAAAGTAAATCGTTGATAAGCAAATACGAAAACAATCAAAAATTGCCTACCTTAGAGACATTAATCGATTTATCTGTACTTTTTGATGTAAGCCTGGATTTTCTGGCAGGAAAAGAAAAAGGAAAAACAATTATGGTCAATAACTTAACGACCAGCCAGATCAATATCATAAATACATTAATGAAGGAGTTTCACAGCAGTAAGCCTAAATATGTATCCAAAGGACTGACTACAAGGCAGCTTGATATTTTCAATGGACTTATCATTGAATTTACAAAAATTGAATGA
- a CDS encoding sensor histidine kinase, whose product MNIAQIIYGPVMYLNCVFEIFLLYNLLEGVFQPYEDRKNVRLLEIAACSTVIFLINSLNLPTVNLFCVPLMYMFFVWLMFRIELKYNFLYVLFYYVILAVTEFTFHHIYTLLEIDVSKAYFSMVLFLIIQKTFEFAVVQIIKKRHQGPYESGSFQYLKYLFILPIASLVLLNGFLLPKQYSGGYLLICFGGVLLILSNVVGFSTVEKLLNAERVAKDAELLALKTKLERSHYQRMEEMNQDYAEYLHEMNRVIRIMEQLSCTEDHGAVKGAMEKVSQMGKTSVKQCYISDQITNAIFIEREKNAMDKGVDYQVDIQSGIDVSFIDDLDKISMFGNLLDNALEAAEECKEGYVFVSLYKGNEALVILRIENNFKIRPHKIGEKYFTTKIEKKKHGFGIKKVEELSEKYGGILNCYEEGDTFVAVLMLSSIPNLAN is encoded by the coding sequence ATGAATATAGCACAAATTATATATGGGCCGGTGATGTATCTAAACTGCGTGTTTGAAATCTTTTTATTATACAACTTATTGGAAGGCGTATTCCAGCCGTACGAAGACCGTAAAAATGTCAGGCTTCTGGAAATAGCAGCATGCAGCACGGTGATTTTTTTAATCAACAGTTTAAATCTGCCCACTGTAAATTTATTTTGTGTACCGCTTATGTATATGTTCTTTGTATGGTTAATGTTTCGTATAGAACTAAAATATAATTTTCTTTATGTTTTATTTTACTATGTAATTTTAGCGGTAACAGAATTTACATTTCATCATATCTATACATTGCTGGAAATTGATGTTTCCAAAGCATATTTTAGTATGGTGCTTTTTTTAATCATTCAGAAGACATTCGAATTTGCAGTAGTACAGATAATAAAAAAGCGGCACCAGGGCCCTTATGAAAGCGGCAGCTTTCAGTATTTAAAATATTTATTTATACTTCCTATTGCATCTTTGGTTTTGCTGAATGGATTTTTATTACCAAAGCAATATTCCGGCGGCTATCTTTTAATCTGTTTCGGTGGGGTATTATTAATTCTATCCAATGTAGTTGGTTTTTCTACTGTGGAAAAATTATTAAACGCAGAAAGAGTGGCCAAAGATGCGGAATTACTAGCGTTAAAAACTAAATTGGAACGAAGCCACTATCAAAGGATGGAGGAAATGAATCAGGATTACGCAGAATATTTACATGAAATGAATCGTGTAATCCGAATCATGGAGCAACTGTCATGCACAGAGGATCATGGCGCGGTTAAAGGGGCGATGGAGAAAGTTTCGCAGATGGGTAAGACTTCTGTGAAACAATGTTATATCAGTGACCAGATCACCAACGCTATTTTTATAGAACGAGAGAAAAATGCCATGGATAAAGGCGTAGATTATCAGGTGGATATCCAATCAGGAATCGATGTGAGCTTTATTGACGATTTAGATAAAATCAGTATGTTTGGTAATCTGCTCGACAATGCGCTGGAGGCGGCCGAAGAGTGCAAGGAAGGTTATGTATTTGTAAGCTTATATAAGGGAAATGAAGCACTTGTCATATTAAGGATAGAGAATAATTTTAAAATCAGGCCCCATAAGATAGGAGAGAAATATTTTACCACAAAGATTGAAAAGAAAAAGCATGGTTTCGGGATCAAAAAGGTAGAAGAATTATCAGAAAAGTATGGAGGTATATTAAATTGTTATGAAGAGGGAGACACCTTTGTAGCGGTGCTAATGTTATCAAGCATACCAAATTTGGCAAATTAA
- a CDS encoding ABC transporter ATP-binding protein, which translates to MSLMVEDLKVVLQKKEILHGISLDIREGEFISLLGASGCGKTTLLKSIAGLLEIEQGEIRIQNASVAGVPPEKRGTVIVFQELRLFPHMTVEQNIAFPMELQKVSKDVRKETVKKLLEEVQLTGFEIRKIKEMSGGQMQRVALARALAANPRVLLLDEPFSGLDECLRLEMGNLVKKLHRERKITTILVTHEKREAMQMSDRIALMSEGRILQYDTPRNMFRHPVSKAVAEYFGRVNYVKGRMENHRFSSRLFEMNAELEDGDYEALIRPFSVKLVREGAYTIIGISFMGEMAEVKIEVPEGIILSQVMSHELDRLGLVEGDRAGIYIEENGVTWFRKGA; encoded by the coding sequence ATGAGCCTTATGGTAGAAGATTTAAAAGTAGTACTGCAGAAAAAAGAGATTCTTCATGGGATCAGCCTGGATATACGGGAAGGGGAATTCATCTCGCTTCTTGGTGCATCCGGGTGCGGGAAGACGACACTTTTGAAAAGCATAGCGGGACTTCTGGAAATCGAACAGGGAGAAATCCGGATTCAGAATGCATCTGTTGCGGGGGTTCCTCCTGAGAAAAGAGGGACGGTCATCGTATTTCAGGAATTACGGCTGTTTCCCCACATGACTGTGGAACAGAACATTGCATTTCCCATGGAGCTTCAAAAGGTGTCGAAAGATGTTCGGAAGGAAACGGTGAAAAAGCTGCTGGAAGAAGTACAGCTTACGGGATTTGAGATTCGGAAAATAAAAGAAATGTCCGGGGGACAGATGCAGAGAGTTGCGTTGGCAAGAGCTCTTGCTGCAAATCCGAGAGTGCTGCTTTTGGATGAACCGTTTTCAGGACTGGATGAGTGCTTAAGGCTGGAGATGGGAAATCTTGTGAAGAAGCTTCACCGGGAGCGGAAGATTACCACGATTCTTGTGACCCATGAGAAAAGAGAAGCGATGCAGATGTCGGACAGGATTGCGCTCATGAGTGAGGGACGGATTTTACAGTACGACACGCCAAGGAATATGTTCCGTCATCCGGTTTCAAAGGCAGTGGCGGAATATTTCGGCAGGGTGAACTATGTGAAAGGAAGAATGGAAAACCACAGGTTCAGCAGCAGGCTGTTTGAGATGAATGCAGAGCTGGAAGACGGGGATTATGAGGCGCTGATTCGGCCGTTTTCCGTGAAGCTTGTAAGAGAAGGAGCCTACACAATTATCGGAATTTCATTTATGGGAGAGATGGCGGAAGTGAAGATAGAAGTACCGGAAGGCATAATATTAAGCCAGGTCATGAGTCATGAGCTGGATAGACTGGGACTGGTAGAAGGGGACCGGGCCGGTATTTATATCGAGGAAAACGGAGTGACTTGGTTTCGGAAAGGAGCGTAA
- a CDS encoding LytR/AlgR family response regulator transcription factor produces MKIAICDDCQEDIRQLEECIRESKFCPQSQDFYEYSSGEALLADYRDFDIVFLDMKIGEGMNGTLTAQNIRKRDTKVIIVFYSDFESPASRISSVRPYDYLLKRYSKEELSQSLDMVLEEVQNKEESPKLPVVCDGKVFILQISDIIYVQIYNKGSQIWLTDKKAEEIWGGVSSEKELKQTIETKTKLKEYYQELRNYGFIYASESYIINAEKVVSRQKDFVRMEGGHNLTVVRRMKKVFDEELGKYYGVRYIRERIKKE; encoded by the coding sequence ATGAAAATAGCTATATGCGATGATTGTCAGGAAGATATCAGACAACTGGAGGAGTGCATCAGAGAAAGCAAATTCTGCCCCCAAAGCCAAGATTTTTATGAGTATTCCAGTGGGGAAGCTCTGCTGGCCGATTATAGGGATTTCGATATTGTATTTCTGGATATGAAAATAGGGGAAGGGATGAATGGAACTCTTACAGCTCAAAACATACGAAAGCGTGATACAAAGGTAATTATTGTATTTTATTCTGATTTTGAATCACCAGCCAGCAGAATATCTTCTGTACGGCCTTATGATTATCTGCTGAAGAGGTATTCGAAAGAAGAATTGTCCCAAAGTCTGGATATGGTGTTGGAAGAAGTACAGAACAAGGAAGAGTCACCAAAGCTGCCTGTTGTGTGTGATGGGAAAGTATTTATTTTACAGATATCAGATATTATATACGTTCAAATCTATAATAAGGGAAGCCAAATATGGCTGACAGATAAAAAAGCAGAGGAAATCTGGGGAGGTGTATCCTCAGAAAAGGAGCTTAAACAAACGATTGAAACTAAAACGAAATTAAAGGAGTACTACCAGGAACTAAGAAATTACGGTTTTATTTATGCCAGTGAAAGCTACATCATCAATGCTGAGAAGGTCGTATCCCGGCAGAAAGATTTTGTTCGGATGGAGGGCGGCCACAATCTTACAGTGGTCAGAAGAATGAAAAAAGTGTTTGATGAAGAACTTGGCAAATATTATGGAGTTAGGTATATTCGGGAGAGGATAAAAAAGGAATGA
- a CDS encoding cyclic lactone autoinducer peptide: MSKITKKLKSQNWTVFMMNALALLVVAQNVNAACAWLQHQPEVPEEAKRFRKF; encoded by the coding sequence ATGAGTAAAATAACGAAGAAGTTGAAAAGCCAAAATTGGACTGTTTTTATGATGAATGCTTTAGCACTGCTAGTGGTAGCTCAGAATGTAAATGCAGCGTGTGCCTGGCTGCAGCATCAACCCGAGGTACCAGAGGAAGCCAAACGTTTTAGAAAATTTTAG